In Psychrobacter sp. P11G3, a single genomic region encodes these proteins:
- a CDS encoding CHAP domain-containing protein → MKQALLILSVLGMGIAQTSGAAITISQTNNTITNTSVASNYGSSKNIYSTKSGAYVSNNDEISQAISNLSAQAKQKENQLSSLNSRLYAEKQQQQVNKVPDSNSAPAIAAARASKVALSGSSGYCARYVRKALQSAGYEFTPNPSAYQYATRGTLDKAGFSKISNDMPTQVGDVIVYDRSSKRPHGHIQIFDGENWISDFRQNSISPYSGVYAYTTWRDSKYVDDASASDRNIYLAMNDK, encoded by the coding sequence ATGAAACAGGCTTTATTGATTTTGTCAGTACTGGGTATGGGCATAGCACAAACGAGTGGTGCTGCTATCACAATCTCTCAAACAAATAATACCATCACCAATACTTCTGTGGCATCAAACTACGGTTCATCAAAAAACATCTATAGCACCAAAAGTGGTGCTTATGTTTCTAATAATGATGAAATTAGTCAAGCAATTAGCAACCTAAGTGCGCAGGCCAAGCAAAAAGAGAATCAGCTTTCATCATTAAACAGCCGCTTATACGCTGAAAAACAACAGCAGCAAGTCAATAAGGTTCCTGACAGCAATTCAGCCCCCGCTATCGCTGCTGCTCGCGCCTCAAAAGTGGCTTTATCTGGCAGCTCTGGATATTGTGCCCGTTACGTACGTAAAGCACTACAATCAGCTGGTTATGAATTTACACCCAATCCTTCAGCCTATCAGTACGCCACTCGTGGCACGCTTGATAAAGCAGGTTTTAGCAAAATCAGTAATGATATGCCAACCCAAGTAGGTGATGTTATTGTCTATGATCGCTCATCAAAGCGCCCGCATGGCCATATCCAAATATTTGATGGCGAAAATTGGATTTCTGATTTCCGTCAGAACAGCATCAGCCCATACAGTGGTGTCTATGCTTATACGACATGGCGCGATTCAAAATACGTGGATGACGCATCCGCATCAGATCGTAATATCTACCTTGCTATGAATGATAAATAA
- the cadR gene encoding Cd(II)/Pb(II)-responsive transcriptional regulator: MTIKIGELAKRTGATVETIRYYEKERLLPEPFRSEGNYRLYNEEHIERLQFILHCRTLDMALDDVRILLEYWESPDKDCGDVNNLLDEHIHAVEIRMEELMHLKHHLTVLRQKCASSAPASSCGILNALVDNSCHE; encoded by the coding sequence ATGACAATCAAAATTGGTGAGCTCGCTAAACGCACAGGTGCCACAGTAGAAACCATTCGCTATTATGAAAAAGAGCGTTTATTACCCGAGCCTTTTCGTAGCGAAGGGAATTATCGTTTATATAATGAAGAGCACATTGAGCGTCTACAATTTATCCTACATTGCCGTACGCTCGATATGGCTTTAGATGATGTGCGAATCTTACTTGAATACTGGGAGTCGCCTGACAAGGACTGCGGCGATGTGAATAACTTGCTAGATGAGCACATTCATGCTGTGGAAATACGAATGGAAGAACTGATGCACTTAAAGCATCACTTGACCGTTTTGCGCCAGAAATGTGCAAGTAGTGCACCAGCGTCATCATGTGGCATTTTAAACGCGCTTGTCGATAACTCCTGTCATGAGTAA
- a CDS encoding heavy metal translocating P-type ATPase produces MKYHIEGMDCASCIGKIETALKRMPGVSDVQLNFATETLELNLAPGAPTQASDIEKTIKSLGFGISANTGQQTVSAIDIDSDNQMAPQDKQWWQTQKGKQVVGLGILMGSAYALSLLLPAYGIWVFAIAVIVGVFPFARKALALAKTGSFFSIETLMSVAVLGALIIGEAEEAAAVVFLFSIGELFESIAADRARAGIRALSSLVPKSAILLDAQGGQRNVPATSLQVNDLVLVRPGDRVSADGSIVQGASSLDDSPVTGESVPVAKTMGDNVFAGSINIDGVLQVRVEKTAADNTISRIIELVEQAQASKAPTARFIEKFSRYYTPAVMAIAALIIIIPPLAMGGDWSTWLYRGLALLLIACPCALVLSTPAAIASGLAVGARRGLLIKGGSALETIGQVKTVAFDKTGTLTEGKPCVTDVVAFTQEDSSIQGQNSQGQDEILALFASVEIGSSHPLAEAIVSHAEAAKVVIPVASNASATAGKAVHATVAERALAIGSPVYAADEALISFTQQAQIEALQNEGKTVSVLFDEQNREVLGLIALRDELRDDAHEGVAQLKAMGLRSVMLTGDNRLTAQALASNLDVEWEAELLPEDKLRLLNEMKNNRKIAMVGDGINDAPALATADVGIAMGGGTDVAIETADIALLKSRVTDMAHLIALSRATMRNIHQNVIFALGLKGVFLITTVFGITGLWIAVLADAGATVLVTLNALRLLRFKGAPPLVNPPKVVK; encoded by the coding sequence ATGAAATATCATATTGAAGGTATGGACTGTGCCAGTTGCATCGGCAAGATTGAAACAGCTTTGAAACGTATGCCTGGGGTTTCTGATGTTCAGCTGAATTTCGCTACAGAAACGCTAGAGCTAAATTTAGCCCCTGGTGCGCCGACTCAGGCTAGTGATATCGAAAAAACAATCAAAAGCCTAGGGTTCGGCATCTCTGCCAATACTGGTCAACAAACTGTATCGGCTATTGATATTGACAGCGACAATCAGATGGCTCCGCAGGATAAGCAATGGTGGCAAACTCAAAAAGGCAAACAGGTTGTTGGCCTCGGTATTTTGATGGGCAGCGCTTATGCACTGTCACTACTGTTGCCCGCTTATGGGATATGGGTGTTTGCCATCGCTGTGATTGTAGGCGTTTTTCCATTTGCGCGCAAAGCCTTAGCACTGGCTAAAACAGGTTCATTCTTTTCAATTGAAACGCTGATGTCCGTCGCCGTGCTTGGCGCACTTATCATTGGTGAAGCTGAAGAGGCCGCAGCAGTTGTCTTTTTGTTCTCAATCGGTGAACTGTTTGAGAGTATCGCTGCTGATCGCGCTCGCGCTGGCATCAGAGCCTTATCATCGCTGGTTCCGAAAAGTGCAATTTTACTTGATGCTCAAGGTGGGCAGCGTAACGTTCCAGCGACTTCATTACAAGTGAATGACCTTGTGCTGGTGCGTCCTGGAGATAGGGTATCTGCTGATGGTTCCATTGTTCAAGGTGCGTCCAGCCTTGATGATTCGCCCGTGACGGGAGAGTCTGTTCCTGTTGCCAAGACGATGGGTGACAATGTATTTGCAGGGTCAATTAACATCGATGGTGTGCTCCAAGTGCGCGTAGAAAAGACAGCCGCCGATAACACCATTTCGCGCATTATTGAGCTGGTAGAGCAAGCCCAAGCCTCCAAAGCACCCACTGCCCGTTTTATTGAGAAATTCAGTCGCTATTACACACCGGCAGTGATGGCTATTGCCGCACTAATTATTATCATTCCACCGTTAGCCATGGGTGGAGATTGGTCAACTTGGTTATATCGAGGTCTAGCCTTATTATTGATTGCCTGTCCCTGTGCTCTTGTACTATCAACACCCGCTGCCATCGCCTCTGGTCTTGCTGTTGGTGCGCGCCGTGGCTTGCTGATCAAAGGCGGTAGTGCTTTAGAAACTATCGGCCAAGTGAAGACGGTCGCTTTTGACAAGACAGGCACTTTAACTGAAGGCAAACCATGCGTGACCGATGTTGTTGCCTTTACACAAGAGGACTCAAGTATTCAAGGTCAGAATTCTCAAGGTCAAGATGAGATATTGGCGCTTTTTGCCAGTGTGGAGATTGGTTCTAGTCACCCGCTTGCTGAAGCCATTGTCAGTCATGCTGAAGCTGCTAAAGTGGTCATACCTGTGGCCTCCAATGCTTCTGCAACTGCCGGTAAAGCGGTACACGCAACTGTCGCGGAGCGCGCGCTAGCTATCGGTTCGCCTGTTTACGCAGCCGATGAGGCATTGATTTCATTCACACAACAGGCGCAAATCGAGGCGCTGCAAAATGAGGGTAAGACCGTCTCTGTTCTTTTCGATGAGCAAAACCGTGAAGTGCTTGGATTAATCGCGCTAAGAGACGAATTACGAGACGACGCTCATGAAGGTGTGGCTCAGCTCAAAGCGATGGGTTTGCGCTCCGTCATGCTAACAGGCGACAACCGCTTAACCGCTCAAGCACTTGCCAGTAATTTAGACGTGGAATGGGAAGCTGAGCTGTTGCCTGAGGACAAACTGCGCCTGCTTAACGAAATGAAGAACAACCGCAAAATAGCGATGGTTGGTGATGGTATTAACGATGCGCCAGCGCTAGCAACTGCCGATGTTGGCATCGCGATGGGTGGTGGTACCGATGTGGCCATTGAGACGGCCGATATCGCATTATTAAAAAGTCGTGTCACGGACATGGCTCATCTCATCGCACTTTCACGTGCCACCATGCGCAACATTCATCAGAACGTCATTTTCGCTTTAGGTCTCAAAGGCGTCTTTCTGATCACGACCGTATTCGGCATTACTGGACTATGGATTGCGGTTCTAGCTGATGCTGGAGCAACAGTGCTCGTTACTCTTAATGCGTTACGTTTACTGCGCTTTAAAGGCGCGCCTCCACTGGTAAATCCGCCTAAAGTAGTTAAATAA
- a CDS encoding heme lyase CcmF/NrfE family subunit: protein MLITELGYFALLTAFVLALLQVILPTIGVIRNQVAWQRLAPSLAWAQFAAMITSFGALIAGFYYNDFSLSYVAQHSNTLLPWYYKLSATWGGHEGSLLLWMTIMATWCALVSYFSRGLPLSMRARVLVILAGVQLMMLTMLIFTSSPFERTLPNLAVDGADLNPVLQDFGLIIHPPMLYMGYVGMVVPFAFCMAALWEGRLDAAWTRWSRPWALAAWGFLTIGIALGSWWAYYELGWGGWWFWDPVENASFMPWLVGLALLHSLAVTEKRGVFKAWTIMLAIFAFALSLLGTFLVRSGVLTSVHSFAADPTRGLVILAILGIIIGSGLLMFAVRGWRLTVESQYQLISRESFLVINNAIILIATLVVLLGTLYPIIADAFGLGQVSVGPPYFNALFVPLTWLLLIAMGMGSNIRWKKDTRPLLGIGMVIAVSSLVLAAIITYFVNPSSMLNIGVTLAVSFWALLWMAVDFKDKTKNAPNLFNGLRQLRLSYWGQQTAHIGVLVAVIGIAFTSSLSIERDVAMGIGDTVNVQGYDFEVTEFFEIKGSNFDATQAQVVVSKDGREVAKLTPEKRTYIISTMPTTEAAIDPSLMRDVYVALGEPIADGSNQWALRIYVKPLIRWIWLGAIIMALGGLISMLDKRYRIKKVKAPLLVTGSLATDGVNEVAIEQAISASTMSTLKEK, encoded by the coding sequence ATGTTGATTACAGAATTGGGCTATTTTGCCTTGCTTACCGCTTTTGTATTGGCGTTATTGCAGGTAATTCTGCCAACTATTGGTGTTATTCGTAACCAAGTTGCTTGGCAACGACTAGCCCCTAGCCTAGCTTGGGCACAGTTTGCCGCCATGATAACGTCATTTGGCGCTTTGATAGCAGGTTTTTATTATAATGATTTTAGCCTCAGTTACGTCGCGCAGCATTCTAATACGCTGTTGCCTTGGTACTATAAGTTATCGGCGACATGGGGCGGACACGAGGGCTCTTTGCTGCTATGGATGACCATCATGGCCACATGGTGTGCACTGGTATCATACTTTAGTCGCGGCTTGCCGTTATCAATGCGTGCGCGGGTATTAGTTATTTTGGCCGGTGTACAGTTAATGATGCTAACGATGCTGATATTTACCTCGTCACCGTTTGAGCGTACCTTACCCAATCTAGCGGTCGATGGCGCTGATTTAAATCCTGTCCTACAAGATTTCGGTCTGATTATTCATCCGCCCATGTTATATATGGGCTATGTGGGTATGGTAGTACCTTTTGCATTTTGTATGGCGGCATTGTGGGAAGGGCGTTTAGATGCTGCTTGGACACGCTGGTCACGTCCATGGGCGCTCGCGGCTTGGGGATTTTTGACCATTGGTATTGCACTGGGCTCGTGGTGGGCCTACTACGAGCTTGGCTGGGGCGGTTGGTGGTTTTGGGATCCGGTAGAGAATGCCTCGTTTATGCCTTGGCTTGTCGGCTTAGCATTGCTGCATTCATTAGCAGTCACTGAAAAGCGCGGGGTGTTTAAAGCATGGACCATCATGCTGGCTATTTTCGCCTTTGCCTTAAGCTTGCTTGGCACGTTCCTGGTACGCTCTGGAGTCCTTACCTCAGTGCATTCGTTTGCCGCTGATCCGACGCGTGGTTTGGTTATCTTAGCTATTCTTGGCATTATCATCGGTAGTGGTCTATTAATGTTTGCCGTTCGAGGTTGGCGTTTAACCGTTGAAAGTCAATATCAGCTGATTTCACGTGAGTCCTTTTTAGTGATCAACAACGCCATCATTTTGATTGCAACCTTAGTGGTGCTGCTCGGCACCCTTTACCCTATTATCGCTGATGCTTTTGGTTTAGGACAAGTGTCCGTTGGCCCTCCTTATTTTAATGCATTATTTGTACCTTTAACGTGGCTGTTATTAATAGCTATGGGTATGGGCTCAAATATTCGCTGGAAAAAAGACACCCGTCCACTACTGGGTATAGGCATGGTCATCGCCGTTAGTAGCTTAGTATTAGCCGCCATTATTACTTACTTTGTTAATCCATCGTCTATGCTTAATATTGGTGTGACTTTAGCCGTTAGCTTTTGGGCACTGCTATGGATGGCAGTTGATTTTAAAGATAAAACTAAGAATGCGCCTAATCTTTTTAACGGTTTGCGGCAGTTGCGTCTGAGCTATTGGGGTCAACAGACTGCTCATATTGGCGTATTGGTTGCTGTCATTGGCATAGCCTTTACTAGTAGCCTGAGTATTGAGCGTGACGTAGCAATGGGTATTGGCGATACAGTCAATGTTCAAGGTTACGATTTTGAAGTAACTGAATTTTTTGAAATAAAGGGTAGTAACTTTGATGCAACGCAAGCGCAAGTCGTGGTATCCAAAGACGGTCGTGAAGTGGCGAAACTGACTCCAGAAAAGCGTACTTATATTATCAGCACGATGCCAACGACTGAAGCCGCTATTGACCCCAGTCTTATGCGCGATGTTTATGTCGCACTGGGCGAACCTATTGCCGATGGTAGTAACCAATGGGCATTAAGGATTTATGTAAAACCATTAATTCGCTGGATTTGGTTAGGGG